From the Saccharomonospora marina XMU15 genome, the window GAGGCCGGTGTGGTACCGATCGTCGAGCCGGAGGTGCTGATGGACGGTGACCACTCCATGGCGGCGTGTGCCGCGGCGACCGCCGTGACACTGCACGAGGTGTTCGTCGAGTTGCGCGAGGCAGGTGTCGAGTTGGACGGCGTCGTGCTCAAGCCGAACATGGTGGTACCGGGTAAGTCATCCGGTGAGGTCGCTACGCCCGATCAGGTCGCCAGGGCCACGGTCGAAACGCTGAGCGGCGCCGTCCCGGACGACGTCGCGGGTATCGCCTTCCTCTCCGGCGGTCAGCCTGCCGAGCAGGCGACGGACAACCTCGCCGCGATGCAGGGCTACGACGTGTCGTGGCCGCTCACGTTCTCCTTCGGCAGGGCACTGGTGGACCCTGCGCTGGCGGCGTGGCGGGGCAGCCCGGACCGCGTCGCTGCCGGGCAGCAGGCGCTGGCGCACCGGGTGCGCTGCAACTCGGCCGCGCTGACCGGCGAGCCCGCCTCCCGCGACCATGTCGCGTGAGCCGTGTGCGGCCGTCGTGTTCGACGTCGACGGCACCTTGGTCGACAGCGAGCGCGACGGCCACCGGCCGATGTTCAACGCCGCCTTCGCGGCAGCCGGCCTGCCCTACCGCTGGGATGTCGAGGAGTACGGCAGGTTGCTCGCGATCACCGGCGGGCGTCGCAGACTCGCCGCCTACCTGGAGAGCCGGGGACATGACGCGAGGGAGGCCGCCGACCTCGCCGCCCGGCTGCACCGGGACAAGACCGAGCGGATGCGCGATCTCGTGGCAAGCGGTGAGATCGCCGCGCGGCCAGGGGCCAGGGAACTGCTGCGGGAACTGGCATCGCTGGGGACGACATTGGCCGTCGCGACAACCGGCACCCGCGACTGGGTGGAGCCGTTGTTGCGGCGCTTGTTCGGCGAGGACCTGTTCGAGGTCGTGGTGACCGGCTCGGACGTCCACACGCTCAAGCCGGACCCCGCCGCCTACGTCGAGGCCCTGAACCGGCTCGGGCTTCCCGCGTCGCACGCCATGGCGGTGGAGGACTCCGGCAACGGCCTGCGTGCCGCGGTCGCCGCGGGCCTTCGGTGCGTGGTGGTGACCAACGACTACACGCGTCACGAGGACTTCACCGGCGCGGCGGCGGTGTATCGGGGATTCGCGGCGTGGCGAGCGGACCCGGCCGCCCCGTTGCCGGTCGGGTCGCGCGCTACCGGACAGGGACCCTCGCGGTGACCGTGGTGCCCTCACCCGGCCGGGAAGTGACCACCAGCCGCCCGCCGATGAGCTCCGCGCGCTCGGCCATGCTGACCATTCCGTAGCCGCCCGAGGGCAGGCCGTCGCCGAAGGCCGTGGCGTCCCGATCGAAACCGAGCCCGTTGTCGCTGATCCGCAGCACGACCTCGCTGGAATCACACAGCAGGCTCAGCCGCACCACCCTGGTGCGGGCGTGCTTGACCACGTTCTGTAGCGCCTCCTGCGCGATCCGGTACAGCGCGATCGAGGCGTGGTCCGGCAGCGCGCAGTGCTCGAGGTCCACCACCACGTCCAACTCGTCCAGCGACCTGGCCAGGCTCGCCAGGCTGTCGGCGAGCCCGAGATCGTCCAGCACCGGTGGCCGCAGTCCGTTGATCGCAGCCCTGGC encodes:
- a CDS encoding class I fructose-bisphosphate aldolase — translated: MIQQAELAATATEMVAPGKGILAADESIATMSARLEKAGVEPTEDNRRAYRELLVTTPALDQGISGVILCDETFRQATSDGRPFPVALADTGLLPGIKVDTGAKPLAAAPGEKVTEGLDGLRERLEDYAALGARFAKWRAVIVIGDGRPSSRARRANAHALARYAALCQEAGVVPIVEPEVLMDGDHSMAACAAATAVTLHEVFVELREAGVELDGVVLKPNMVVPGKSSGEVATPDQVARATVETLSGAVPDDVAGIAFLSGGQPAEQATDNLAAMQGYDVSWPLTFSFGRALVDPALAAWRGSPDRVAAGQQALAHRVRCNSAALTGEPASRDHVA
- a CDS encoding HAD-IA family hydrolase, whose translation is MSREPCAAVVFDVDGTLVDSERDGHRPMFNAAFAAAGLPYRWDVEEYGRLLAITGGRRRLAAYLESRGHDAREAADLAARLHRDKTERMRDLVASGEIAARPGARELLRELASLGTTLAVATTGTRDWVEPLLRRLFGEDLFEVVVTGSDVHTLKPDPAAYVEALNRLGLPASHAMAVEDSGNGLRAAVAAGLRCVVVTNDYTRHEDFTGAAAVYRGFAAWRADPAAPLPVGSRATGQGPSR